The genomic segment GGGCCGCGCGGGGGCCGAGGGTGCGGTAGGACCAGGTGACCGTGGCCTGCATGGTCACGTGCCGTTGCAGGGCGGATCGCTGGACCGCCCGGGCGCCGGGCGGCGTCCGGACCGTGCCGAGGGCGGCGGCGGCCAGGTCCACGGTGTCGTGCTGGTTGGCGACCCAGCGCCGGCCGGCGGGCGCCTGGTCGGGTGCCTCCCGGCCGGCGTCCAGCGCGCCGAGCACGTCGTCGAGGCGCTCGGCGAGCTGGCTGGCCGACAGGACCCGCAGCCGGGCGGCGGCCAGTTCGATCGCCAGCGGCAGCCCATCGAGCCGGGTGACCACCCGCTGCAGTGCCGCGTACTCCGCGTCGGTGGCGCGCTGCCCGCCGCGGGCCGCGACGGTCCGGTCGAGCAACAGGGCGATCGCGTCGCTGGGTCCGCCGTCCGGCCCGGGTTCCACCGACAGCGGCGGGATCCGCCAGACCACCTCGCCGGGCAGGCCGAGCGATTCCCGGCTGGTGACCAGTACCCGGACCCCGGCGCCGCCGGTGAGCAGCCGGGAGAGCACCTCGGCGCAGGCGCGCGGCTGGGCGTCGCAGGTGTCCAGCACCAGCAGCATCCGCCGGGGGGCCGCGAACTCGACGAGCGTCTCGAGTATCGGGCGACCCGGTTCGGGCCGCAGCCCGAGCACCGCCGCGATCGCGAACGCCACCAGCCCCGGATCGGTCACGGTGGCGACGTCGACGAACCAGACCCCGTCCGGGTACGACTCGACCACGCCGCCGGCCAGCTCCACGGCGAGCCGGGTCTTGCCGGCACCGCCCGCCCCGACCACGTTGACCAGCCGGTGCTCGCTCACCAGTCGGCCCAGTTCGGCGTGCTCGGTGCGGCGGCCGACGAAGGAGGTCACCTGGGTCGGCAGGTTGTGCGGGACGGCGTCGGCGGTCCGGGGGCGCGGGAACTGGCGTTCCAGCCCCGGCGCGATCAACTGGAACAGCCGTTCCCGGTCGTCGAAGCCCCGCAGCCGGTGCAGCCCGAGGTCGAGCAGGGACATGCCGGGCGGCAGCGGCGCGGCGTGCCGGGCGGTGGCGCCGGAGCAGAGCACCTGGCCGCCGTGGGCGGCGGCGGCGATCCGGGCCGCCCGGTGCACCTCGGCGCTGGCGTACTCGCCGGCCAGGGGTACGGCGTGTCCGGTGTGCAGCCCCATCCGGACCCGGGGGGCGGCTTCCGGGGTCGGCCAGTCGTGGCTGGCCAGCGCCCGCTGCGCGGCCAGGCAGGCGTCCAGGGCGGCGGCCGCCTCGGCGAAGGCGATGAAGAACGAGTCGCCCTCGGTGAACAGCTCGGTGCCGTCGCTGGCGGCCAGGGTGGCGCGGAGCAGCCGCCGGTGCTCACTGAGGACCGGTCGGTAGCCCGAGCCGAGCATCTGGGCGAGTCGGGTGGAGCCCTCGATGTCGGTGAACATGAACGTGACCAGCCCGCTCGGCAGATGGGTCCGTGCCGACATGCGTGGAACCTCCCGCCCCCTGGAAGTCGGGTTCATGCTGCCGCAAATCGTCGGGCCGGCGCATCGTAGGAACGGACGGGACGAGCCCGCCCCAAGGTGCTAACCGCCGACTAATCAGCAAAAAAGACATCTCGGACATCGGCGATCGTGCCGGTCCACCCGCGATCAGCCGGACTCGGTCAGCAGCCGCAGCCGCCACCGCAACAGCCGCCTCCCCCGCCCGCCGCCGGGGCGGCGGCCGGGCCGCCGCGACCGGTCACCGCGACGGTGGAGAGAAGTTTGACCGTGTCGTCGTGACCGCTCGGACAGGACGCCGGCGCGGAGGCCTCGGCCATCGGCCGGTTCATCTCGAAGGTGTCGCCACAGGCTCGGCAACGGTATTCGTACCGGGGCATGCCGACAGCCTACGGCCGCACCTGTCATTTGCCGGTCAATGGGTAATACTCGAACGCGTGGCGGACGGCGACGAAACCCCGACGGCTCGGCCGCTGCGGCGCGCCGCGCCCACATTCGACGGACCGCTGGCCTCCTCCGGCGCCGCCCCCGAGTCGGCCCGACCGGCCGGACCCGCGCCGGATGTCGCACCGCCCACCTCGATTCCCGCGCAGCGCGCCGGGACCGATGCGCCCGCACCCGCGCCACCCGACCCCGCCGGACCACCGACGAGTCCGGACGCCCCGGAGGCACAGCCCCGCCCCGATCCCGAGCCGACGGGAGCGGCGCCGGGGACCCCGGCAGCACCGGCGGAGCCCTCCGCAACCCTCCCGCCCACGCCGACCGACCCCGCCACGGACCCGGACGCCGCGACACCCGGCGACCCGGCCACCTCCGCCGACGCCGCGACACCCGCCGGCGCTTCAACACCCACCGGCGCCGCGTCACCCGCCGACGCTTCAACACCCACCGACCCGACCACCCCCGCCGACGCCGCGACACCCACGGACCCCGCGACACCCACGGACCCCGCCACGCAGGTCGGCGCGCCGGGCGCGGTCGGTGCGGCCGCTGCCGCCGCACCGGCGGCAGCGGGGCGGCGGCGGATTCCGAACCCTCGGCGGCTCGCCGCCAGCTCGGTCCGGGCCACCCGGGACTGGTCCCGGCGACCGGCCGGCAGGCTCGCCGTACCCGGGCTGTCGCTGCTGCTGGTGGTGCTGGCGACCGGGGTGGCCGGGGCGGTTCTCGTGCCGGCCGCCGGCCGCGGACCGCAGGCCACCGGCGCCACCGCCACCCCCGAGACCAGCCTGCCGCCGTCCGCGGTCACCCCCGGCCCCGGAGTGCCCACCCCGGACCTGCCGGGCGCGCTCCCGCCGCTCGGCCAACCCACCGCCGATCCGATCGGCGGCGCCCCCGGCGAGGTGCTCACCGACTGGGCCACCCAGGTCGGCCAGCGGGTGGTGATCTCCGAGGTGGCGATGCGGGCGTACGGCTACGCCGAACTCGTGCTGGCCCGGACCACGCCCGGCTGCCAGCTCACCTGGACCACGCTGGCCGCGATCGGGCTGGTCGAGTCGAACCACGGCCGGGCCAACGGCGCCACCCTGCAGTCCGACGGGCTCGCCTCGCCACACATCATCGGCCTGCCGCTGGACGGCAAGGGCGACCGGCAACTCATCGCCGACACCGACGACGGCGCGATGGACGGCGACCCGGTCTACGACCGGGCGGTCGGACCGATGCAGTTCATCCCGACCACCTGGGACGAAAACGGCGCCGACGCCGACAACGACGGGGTGAAAAACCCCCACGACATCGACGACGCGGCACTTGCCGCTGGTAACTATCTGTGCAAGGGCGGCCGGAATTTGTCCACCGCCCAGGACTGGTGGAATGCCATCCTCTCCTATAACGACGTGCGGCCTTACGCCCAAGCGGTGTTCGAGGCGGCTAACAGGTACGGCACAGAAAGTCGCACATAGAGTGACGAGCTCGGCACATTGAAGAACTAGGCACTTTCGCCTGGCTGCTATAAGCGGCAAGCTAGACGGGTGATGGTGCGCGAGTGGGATCCCCGAACCGCGTCGTCCGCCGAGATCGAGTCGCTGCTGGACGCTGTCAACGCGGGCTTGGCGACCGACCAGCCGGAGGATCCCCAGTGGCAGAACAGTTCGTTGCGGGAGTACCTCACGGAGGTCATGCCCGGTGCGCGACGAATATCCTGGGTCGCCCAGGACGACCCGACCGAGGACGGCCAACCCGGGCCGATCCTCGGGCACATCCACGTGCTCCTGCTCGGCAACATGGGCGTGGTGGAGGTGCTGGTGCATCCCCGGGCCCGCCGACGCGGCCTG from the Solwaraspora sp. WMMD1047 genome contains:
- a CDS encoding zinc ribbon domain-containing protein, whose amino-acid sequence is MPRYEYRCRACGDTFEMNRPMAEASAPASCPSGHDDTVKLLSTVAVTGRGGPAAAPAAGGGGGCCGGGCGC
- a CDS encoding lytic murein transglycosylase, which gives rise to MADGDETPTARPLRRAAPTFDGPLASSGAAPESARPAGPAPDVAPPTSIPAQRAGTDAPAPAPPDPAGPPTSPDAPEAQPRPDPEPTGAAPGTPAAPAEPSATLPPTPTDPATDPDAATPGDPATSADAATPAGASTPTGAASPADASTPTDPTTPADAATPTDPATPTDPATQVGAPGAVGAAAAAAPAAAGRRRIPNPRRLAASSVRATRDWSRRPAGRLAVPGLSLLLVVLATGVAGAVLVPAAGRGPQATGATATPETSLPPSAVTPGPGVPTPDLPGALPPLGQPTADPIGGAPGEVLTDWATQVGQRVVISEVAMRAYGYAELVLARTTPGCQLTWTTLAAIGLVESNHGRANGATLQSDGLASPHIIGLPLDGKGDRQLIADTDDGAMDGDPVYDRAVGPMQFIPTTWDENGADADNDGVKNPHDIDDAALAAGNYLCKGGRNLSTAQDWWNAILSYNDVRPYAQAVFEAANRYGTESRT
- a CDS encoding adenylate/guanylate cyclase domain-containing protein, with amino-acid sequence MSARTHLPSGLVTFMFTDIEGSTRLAQMLGSGYRPVLSEHRRLLRATLAASDGTELFTEGDSFFIAFAEAAAALDACLAAQRALASHDWPTPEAAPRVRMGLHTGHAVPLAGEYASAEVHRAARIAAAAHGGQVLCSGATARHAAPLPPGMSLLDLGLHRLRGFDDRERLFQLIAPGLERQFPRPRTADAVPHNLPTQVTSFVGRRTEHAELGRLVSEHRLVNVVGAGGAGKTRLAVELAGGVVESYPDGVWFVDVATVTDPGLVAFAIAAVLGLRPEPGRPILETLVEFAAPRRMLLVLDTCDAQPRACAEVLSRLLTGGAGVRVLVTSRESLGLPGEVVWRIPPLSVEPGPDGGPSDAIALLLDRTVAARGGQRATDAEYAALQRVVTRLDGLPLAIELAAARLRVLSASQLAERLDDVLGALDAGREAPDQAPAGRRWVANQHDTVDLAAAALGTVRTPPGARAVQRSALQRHVTMQATVTWSYRTLGPRAARLLRWLAVFSGPVDLATVEWLLDDDPLDPLSVLVDKSMIQAEPNASGSTYRMLDPIRAYAARRLVDAGEERGARDRHVAWSLHALQRAYLGPDERPVTLSLYALDPLADEARAALRWTATGGSARRGLQLASGLDEWWRERGLAREGRLWLFRLYGRIAETGESIPEAELAAAYHMHSLHAGADGEFAEELRFSQRAESAARQAGDAGLLARVLAGRAAPLIDMGQFVEAERVCREVIDWARENRVASEALLAVYSLAELLWRRGALDEAADLLGAARPVEAARPTDRGKRSVDMLLGMVALARGDLVAAHDHLVVALRSRMSHGFHGRACDTVNAIAVRCALGGDPVTATRLFGAAQLTRSAMRCTPGMFGSYWLEQQAELRATLGDAAFDTAYAEGAELNLEEAAAVALGVEHPDLAAGSIRFAAVDTPTQRSRDRRGPVDETATVELPRPVISDAQREALDGWERS